TTTTTGGTCTTGCTGCTATTGGGATGCTCGGTTTTATAGGCTTGATTGCATCCGCGCCATATCGGATCAGTCGAATTACGGCATTTCTCAATCCATGGGAAGATCCACTTGGAGATGGTTTTCAAATTATTCAATCTCTCTATGCAATTGGTCCAGGCGGATTAATGGGATTAGGTTTAGGGAATAGCTTGCAAAAGTATTTTTATCTACCTGAGCCGCAAACTGATTTTATATTTGCTATATTAGGTGAGGAGCTCGGCTTTATTGGGGGAACTGTAATTATCATCATGTTTTTCCTGCTTTTGTGGAGAGGAATTAAAATTTCCCTTGAAGCACCAGATCTTTTTGGACGTTTTTTAGCATTAGGAATTGCAGGGATGCTTGCAATACAAGCGATGATTAATATAAGTGTTGTAATTGGTCTGATTCCTGTTACTGGAATTACATTACCTTTTTTAAGCTATGGAGGTTCATCACTAACATTGACACTATGCTCTGTAGGCATTTTGTTAAATATTAGTATATATTCTAAGATTTAAAGTATTAAAGTAAATAGCTCATAAGCCCCTAACTTGGAAAAAATTCACAGCTTTATAACTGGAAAAACTTGATAAAGTATGATAAGTACACTACATCTTCCACCGTGTTTTATGATATAATTCAATTAACAGATAAAAACGGCTTTAAGATTTGCCGTTTTATTCTTTTGCTAACGTAAATACATGTAAAAAGGAAGAAATGGAGATGAGCAAAAAAAATATTGTTTCAATCGAGGATCGCATTCCAAAATTGAAACAAGCACGTAAGAAAAAAGCGAATCGACGTCTTATATTTTATCTTTCAATCTTTTTCTTCTTGATATCTATAATTGTATATTTACAATCACCATTGAGTCATATAAAAACGATTGACGTTAATGGAAACAGGTATGTGACAGATGAAGAGATTATTGAAAACAGCAATTTAACGACTGATACAAATATATGGACAATTAACCGTTCAGAAATAGAACAATTAATAAAAAAGAACCCAATTTTAGAGTCTGTTAAAGTAAGCAGAAAACTACCATGGACAATTGATATCCAAGTAAAAGAACAAAAAATCATTGGATACATCCGTAACGATACATCATATAAGCCTGTAATGGGAAATGGTAAAGTTCTAAATGTTACGAATAACACGTTTAATGGTGAGGCTCCGCTAATTTATGGGTTTGATGATGATAAATATCTACATAGAATGGCTGAGGAGCTAAAGAAACTGCCTGGCAGCATTATGAATGTTATCTCGGAAATCCATTGGGTTCCTTCAGAAGATAATAAAAATACAGTACTTTTGTATATGACTGATGGCTACCTTGTAAAGGGAACGATTCGTGATTTTGCAAAAAAAATGGAAGTTTATCCATCAATTGTTGCACAGCTTGACCCAGAAGAAAAAGGGATTATTCATATTGGAGTTGGAATCTATTTTGAGTCTTTTAATCAAGAAGAGGACGAGAATATGACAGAAATAGAAGGAATTCCAGACAATGAGGAATCAACAGAATCCGAATAAATAAATGTTGTGGTAGGAAAGTCATATAAATAGCTATGGTTACGAAAGATATAAAAGAAATTCATAAAAGGTTGTTCAAAAAACTGGTGAAATTGACTTACCGACTTTCGCTGAGAAAGAAAACGTAGCTGCATTGCTATAAAGCTTTACGGTGGTTAAGAAAACCTCAGTAGCTTTGCGATAGTCGGCCATGGTCTTTTTCAGCATCGTTTGAACACATTTTTAGAGGAATTTAGTTTTTTTAAAGCGTGAAGAAGGGATATTGCCATCTTATGTGGAATAACCTATATATGTTTTATTTTTTTACTGATTTCCTATAAAATAGTAGATTACAATAGATAAAAAGTAAGTTCATAGAAACTCCAGTAATACTGGATGTTTCTGATTCTGGAGGTGCCATTCGTTGAATAATAGTGAAATATTAGTAAGTCTTGATATAGGTACAACAACGATTAAAGTTATTATTGGAGAAGTATTGAACGATTCATTGAACATTATTGGGGTCGGGACCGCTAAATCTCTTGGTATGAAAAAAGGTGCAATTGTTGATATTGATCAAACGGTACATTCAATTCGAAACGCGGTTGAGCAGGCTGAGCGTATGGTAGGGATGCAGATTGAAAGTGTTGTCGTCGGTATAAACGGAAGTCATGTTCAATTACAGCCTTGTCATGGTGTTGTCGCGGTTCAAAGTGAAAATCGCGAAATTGGTGATGAGGATGTTACAAGAGTCATTGATGGAGCACAAGTAATCTCAATACCACCTGAACGGGAAATTATTGATGTCATTCCAAAGCAGTTTATTGTGGATGGTTTGGATGAGATTACTGATCCGCGTGGTATGATTGGTGTTCGCTTGGAAATGGAAGGTACTATTATTACATGTTCAAAAACAGTACTGCATAACATTTTAAAATGTGTAGAACGTGCTAACTTGCAAGTATCCGATATATGCCTCCAGCCTCTTGCAGCCGGAACCATTGCTCTTTCAAAAGATGAGAAAAATATGGGTGTTGCACTAATTGATGTTGGTGGTGGATGTACTACCGTATCGGTATTTGGAAACGACCATCTCATTTCAACAAGTGTTATTAGTTTAGGTGGAGATAATATAACAAAAGATTTGTCTATTGGGCTAAGAACTTCCACAGAAGAAGCTGAAGATATTAAGCTAAATTATGGACATGCTTTTTACGATCATGCTTCTGAGGAAGAAGCGTTTGAAGTTTCCATTATTGGAAGCAACACGAAAGAAACCTATAATCAGCTGCAAATTTCTGATATGATTGAGGCAAGACTGGAAGAAATTTATGCTTATGTAGAAAGAGAAATTAGAAAAATGGGTTACGGAGAGCTTCCAGGCGGGTATGTGTTGACAGGTGGAACGAGTTCGATGCCAGGTAGTCTTGAGCTTGCAGGGGACTTATTCCGTTCGAACGTTCGCGTAGCTATCCCGGATTACATAGGTGTAAGAGAAGCACAATACACAGCAGGAATTGGAATTTTGCAGTTTGCTTATCATAACGCGAAGATACAAGGTAAGGATTTATACCCATCTGTAGTTGAAGATACAATTGAACCAAAACCAAAAAGAGCACAAAAACAGCCAAAGGTCAAAAAAGAAACGAAAGAAAATAAGAAAAAAGACTCTGGTTTTGCTAATTTGTTTAAGTATTTCTTTGATTAAGAATAACTGATGTGAATTCAAAAACTTTTTGGCAGGTAAGAAAGTATAAACCTTTATTATTTGCATAAATCAACTAAGGCATTCGCCTATAGCGCATGCCAAACTTTTCAAAAAAAGATCACATTGAAATTAGCTTCTGGAATTCTTGTAATTTTGCACATTAGGAGGAAAGAAATATGTTAGAGTTTGATACAAATATGGAGGAATTAGCGACAATTAAAGTCATCGGTGTAGGTGGCGGTGGAAATAATGCTGTAAACCGAATGATCGAGCATGGGGTGGAAGGTGTAGAATTCATTGCGGTAAATACCGATTCACAGGCTTTGAATTTGTCTAAAGCAGAAACGAAAATACAAATAGGCGGAAAACTGACACGTGGTCTTGGTGCTGGTGCTAATCCAGAAGTTGGAAAGAAAGCTGCTGAAGAGAGTAAAGAACAGCTTGAAGAAGTACTACAAGGAGCAGATATGATTTTCGTAACTGCTGGTATGGGTGGTGGTACTGGTACTGGTGCTGCTCCTGTTATTGCCCAGGTTGCAAAAGATCTTGGAGCATTAACGGTAGGTGTTGTAACACGTCCATTCTCCTTTGAAGGAAGAAGACGATCTACCCAAGCAATTTCAGGAATTGATACACTTAAAGGAAGTGTTGATACATTAATCGTTATTCCAAATGATCGCCTGCTTGAAATTGTAGACAAAAATACTCCAATGCTTGAAGCATTCCGTGAAGCAGATAATGTATTACGACAAGGTGTACAAGGTATTTCTGATTTAATTGCGAAGCCAGGTCTCATTAATGTTGACTTTGCCGATGTCAAAACTATTATGTTTGATAAAGGTTCTGCATTAATGGGAATCGGTATTGCAACTGGGGAGACTCGTGCTACTGAAGCAGCTAAAAAGGCAATTTCCTCACCACTGCTTGAGACTTCCATTGATGGTGCACATGGTATTCTAATGAATATTACTGGTGGTACGAATCTGAGCCTTTATGAAGTACAGGAAGCTGCAGATTTAGTTACATCGGCAGCAGACAAAGAAGTGAACGTAATTTTTGGCTCTGTTATTAATGAGAATTTAAATGATGAAATTGTTGTTACAGTAATTGCAACAGGTTTTGATGAAACTGTTCAACCAAAAGCAGAAGTAAAGCAAAAACAGCATCGTCCTATGGCAAGTCATAGTCAGCATGCTGCAACGAGGGAAGAACCTGTTCAAAGAGAGCAGCGCGAACAGCGTGAGCCACAGCAGCAGCCTCGAGTAAGACAAGAAGAAGACGAACTCGATATTCCTACATTCTTAAGAAATCGAAACCGTAATCGATAAAAGTCAACTCATATTAAGACATAATAGAGCAGATGAGGATTATTCATCTGCTCTATTTTCAATTCAATAACAATAACCCCCTTTTTATCTCTCAGCAAAACTTCCACCAAAACAATCCTTAACACTACCCTTAAGACATGATAAGCATATTCTGTATTCTATAATTTATATAAACTTCGAACTAACTGCCAAGGTTTGAGTAAGCCCCGCCGTCCGGGATCGCTTCGGGCGGATGCTTTCCGTGGGCACGGCTTCAGCCTCTACGGAAGAAAACCACTTGCTGTGAGTCTTCAGATACGTGCTGTTCCCACAGGACAAGGAATGCTTCGTCAGCATTTACATCCTATTTTCGAGGAGTCACCGCCCTCCGCTCACCCGGACTGGTTAGAATACAGTACTGTTTCTATTTTTAAAATCATGTTATTTATAGTGAACCAATACTAGCGCAGGAAATATACGTAGACTCCTGCGGGAGGAGTCTCACCACCCCCCTAAGGTGCGCGAAATGTATTTCCGGAGCGGGTATACGCTTAATCCATAATTGACACTGGTTCGGAGTTTCTTTTAAATGTGATGAAACTTCTAAATTAGTGTTTGTTTACGTTAGCGAAGCAGATCATAAAGCGTAAATACGTGGAGGCTTTGTATTTATTTAGGAAGATTACATAATTCCAGTTATATTGGTTTAAAGTTATTTTTATGCATGTTGATTTTAGAAGTATTTGACATAAAACGCAAAAATCGATAGACAGACAATCCGTATGAATATACGTTAGCTTTAAAAGAGACAAATTATCCCCGACAAACTTACAGACAAATAGTGAAAATTAGCTTTTATACGCACACAAGAAGTGACAGACTTTGCTTCATGACTCTACTATACTCGTTAGTAATTCCTCAAACTTTAGGATGTTCCATTGTCTATGAAAATACCTTTGAAAATATATACTCCGAAATGATTTGCCAGGAAGGAAGAGAGAAATTGACCATATATCTTGATGCCGTCTGGTTATTGAACTTTTTTCTCGATTTAATGCTGCTCATGCTTACAAAAGCTTTAGCAAGGGATGCAGCGGGAAAAATACGAATCGTTTTTGGGGCATTTATAGCTTCATTAATTGTACCAATTACGCTATTTTTTCCAGATTCCTTCATAAATGGAGTACTGGGCAAGTTAATTTATTCATTATTTATTATCCTATGTACCTTCGGATACACAGGTATTTATCGCATGATGAAATTATTATTATTATTTTACTTTACATCATTTGCAATTGGAGGTGGATTGACAGGAATATACTTTCTGCTTGCAAACCCTGTAACGTTTACAGGAAATGGAATTTTAACATTTAATAAGGGGTATGGCGATCCAGTTAGCTGGCTGTTTATCTTAATCGGATTTCCAATTGTTTGGTATTTTACAAAGCAACGTATGGACGAGCATGCAAGTGAAAAAATTCGTTACGACCAGTTATGTGAAGTAACCATTAAAATGAATGACCACTCATTTGTGACAAGAGGATTTATTGACAGTGGCAATCAACTAATTGATCCACTAACGAAACGAGCGGTCGTTATATGTGATGAAATATTTCTTAAACAGTGGTTTTCAGAAGGTGAATGGAAGCAATTAGAGGAGGTGCATCATTACTTGGCACTGGAACAGATCCCAGAAAAGTGGCAGAACAAAATTCAGATGATTCCGTATCAGGGTGTTGAGGGTAAAAGTGGTTTTCTTTTAGGAATTCGACCTGATCATATCGAAATCCAGTATGAGAGTCAAAAGCTTATAACAAGCAATTTACTAATTGGCATACAGTTTGGGGTTTTAGTCAGGGATCAAAGCTATCATTGTCTATTGCATCCGCAAATCATTAAATTAGCTACTATACAAACAGCATAAGGGAGTGGGGAAGTATGGCTCTATGGAAAATTAAGCTAAAATTGCGCTGGTATAAATTATTGATTAAATTAGGGTTAAAGTCTTCGGAAGTATACTATATTGGTGGAAGTGAAGCATTGCCTCCTCCACTTTCGAAACAGGAAGAGCAGGAATTATTAATTCTTTTGCCAAAGGGTGACAAATCAGCAAGAGCAATGCTAATAGAACGAAACCTTCGTCTTGTCGTCTACATTGCACGCAAATTTGAAAATACAGGTATCAATATTGAGGATTTAATCAGCATTGGTACAATCGGCTTAATAAAGGCAGTGAACACATTCAATCCAGAAAAGAAAATTAAGCTGGCAACTTATGCATCAAGATGTATTGAAAACGAGATTCTAATGTATTTGCGCAGAAATAATAAGCTTAAATCAGAAGTTTCGTTTGATGAACCATTAAATATCGATTGGGATGGAAATGAGCTTTTATTATCGGATGTTCTTGGTACGGAAGAAGATATTATTACTAAAAATCTTGAATCAAATGTGGATAAATCATTGCTGAAAAGTGCATTATCAAAATTAAATGCCCGTGAAAAACAAATCATGGAGCTGCGTTTTGGACTGATTGGTGAAGAGGAAAAAACACAAAAAGATGTTGCTGACATGCTAGGAATTTCTCAGTCTTATATTTCGCGTTTGGAAAAAAAGATTATACGAAGGTTGAAAAAAGAATTTAATAAAATGGTGTAGCCATATTTTATAAGGTTTTCATCATATTTTTACAGACTTTCTAAAATCTGTACGTGCATAAAAACCCTCAGCAGGGGAGATACTGTCCTTGAACAGCATCACCGACTGGGAGGGTTGACTTAAATGACTAGACATAAAGTTGAGATATGTGGTGTTGATACATCAAAACTACCTGTACTTAAAAATGAAGAAATGAAGAAGCTATTTGTAAGAATGCAGCAAGAAGGAGATATTTCTGCGCGAGAAGAACTTGTAAATGGAAATTTAAGACTTGTATTAAGCGTGATACAACGATTTAATAATCGGGGAGAATATGTCGATGATCTATTTCAAGTTGGCTGTATTGGACTAATGAAGTCAATCGATAATTTTGATTTGTCACATAACGTAAGATTCTCCACGTATGCTGTTCCAATGATTATTGGAGAAATCAGAAGATACCTAAGGGATAATAATCCAATCCGAGTATCTAGGTCCTTACGTGATATTGCTTACAAAGCATTGCAAGTGAGAGAAAAGCTAATCAGTAAAACATCAAAAGAGCCCACCCCTGCAGAAATTGCAGCTGAAATGGGAATTCCGCATTCCGATATTGTGTTTGCTCTTGATGCCATTCAGGATCCAGTGTCATTATTTGAACCGATTTATAATGATGGTGGAGATCCAATATTTGTTGTTGATCAGATTAGTGATGATAAAGATAAGGATTCAACCTGGGTTGATAAAATTTCATTGAAAGAAGGGATGCACCAATTAAATGAACGAGAAAAAATGATTTTGAATAAACGATTTTTTCAAGGTAAAACGCAAATGGAGGTTGCCGATGAAATTGGCATCTCTCAAGCTCAAGTATCTCGTTTAGAGAAAGCTGCTATAAGTCAAATGAATAAGCAAATGTTTGAATGAAGTTAATTAAAAATCATATAAAATCAGGAAAGACAGGAAAATCCTGCCTTTCCTGATTTTTTTCTGCGGAAAGATGAAATAAATTAATGTGTTCGCATATAGTTTAATAAGGCAGGTGAGGATATTGATCAAATTATCAGAGTTACAATTAAAGGAAATTATAATTATGGATGATGGCAGAAGGTTCGGTCATATTACAGATTTAGAGATTGACGGTAACACGGGTAAAATTATTGCTATTGTCGTGGAAGCGAGAGATAAAAAGAGTGGCATGTTAAAAAAGGCAGATGAATTAATGATTTCATGGGATCACATTGTTCGAATCGGTTCGGATGTAATACTTGTCAACGATGTTCAGGGGCCAAATTTATATGGAACGGTAAAATAGAGATTGCATGAAAAAGCTTAATTAAAAACCAAAATATGATAAAATAAGACAAGTCTATTTTTTTGCAAGTAAGGAAACTTTTATAATTTCTTTCTTGCAAAAGTGCAACGAGGGCATCCGCCTAAAGATTGGCGAATGCCAAGTTTTCTAATCAGGAGGTTTACAATGAATGAAGTCTTTAAAGAGAAAGATAACTCTTATCTCAACATAGAAAAATGGCAGGAAAAACATCCTGGACTTGTAGCAGGCTTCACTACAAGAAATGGTGGAGTAAGCGAACACCCTTACCATACCTTGAATTTCGGTTTCCATGTTGCTGATGAACAGAAGCATGTCATAGAAAACCGCGAGCTCTTAGCAAATAAGCTGAATTTTCCATTGCAAAACTGGGTGTCGGGGGAACAAGTACATCGAACGGAAATCAAGTATGTAACGGATCGAGATATGAGTAAAGGCTCAGTTTCTTATGCCAGCTCAATTAAAGGAACTGATGGGCTCGTAACCAATCAAAAAGGATTATTATGTACAGCATTTTTCGCAGATTGTGTTCCCTTATTTTTCTTTGATCCGATAACGGGATACATTGGAATTGCACATGCAGGCTGGAAAGGGTCTATAAACAGAATTGCTGAAAAAATGGTCGAAGCTTTTATAAAGGTGGATGTGAAAGCGGAAAACCTATTAGTAGCTATTGGTCCTTGTATTTCCCAGCAAAATTATGAAGTGGATGAGCGAGTGGTTCAATCGATTCGTGAAACAGATAGAGTAAATGTGGTCCGTTCACTCGGCAAGAATCGATTTTTATTAGATTTAAAGCAATTAAATGTAGATATCCTTTTACAATCTGGGGTATTACGTCATAATATAGAGATAACAAATTATTGCACTTACCGTGATGAAAATATATTTTTCTCTCATCGAAGAGATCATGGTAAAACTGGAAGAATGTTAGGGTTCATCGGATTTTCAGGAAGGATTACATGATGGAGGAGTTATACGTAAAATGGAAGTCGCAGCAAATTTGGCAGTCATTCAAGATAAAATAGGACAAGCATGTACAAAAAGTGGCCGTAGGCCTGACGAAATAAATGTTATTGGAGTTACGAAATATGCTACAATAGAACGAACAGAGGAAGCAGTGGAAGCAGGGGTTAAAAATCTTGGCGAAAATCGTAACGAGGGGTTCTTAGAGAAATATCAGAACATTGGTGACAAAGTAACATGGCATTTTATTGGAACCTTGCAGTCACGGAAAGTAAAGGACATTATTGACAAAATAGATATGCTCCATTCGTTAGACCGAGTTTCACTGGCAAAAGAAATAAATAAACGAGCGTCATCTTCGGTCAATTGCTTTATACAGGTCAATGTCAGTGGAGAAGCATCCAAGCATGGATTGCGAGCAGAAGAGGTAATTCCCTTTATTGAGGAAATTGAGAGATACGAAAAAGTACATGTAGTTGGATTAATGACAATGGCACCTCATATCGAAGACAAAGAGGAGATTCGGAAGGTATTTCAGAACTTAACTTCTTTAAGAGACCGTATTAAAGCAAAGCAAATTCATCATGCACCGTGTGAATTCCTTTCCATGGGAATGAGCAATGATTATGAAATTGCAATCGAAGAAGGTGCTACCCATATCCGAATTGGTTCCCAATTAGTTGGTGATTGATCGGAAACCTAAGTGAAGAGGTGATCGAAATGAGTATCAAGAATAAAATTAAAAATTATTTCACCATGGATGATGAATACGAGTACGAATACACACAGGAAGAAGTCACACCGGAAAACATAGATAATACAAAGCAACAAACACAAAAGGTTGTGAGCTTGACGAGCATGCAGCAATCTACATCAAAAGTAGTTTTATGTGAACCAAGAACTTACAATGAAGCACAGGAAATAGCAGATAGTATTGTAAATAGACGTGCAGTTGTCATTAATTTGCAACGTGTCGATCATCAACAAGCTAAACGAATTGTTGATTTTCTTAGTGGCACGGTCTACGCTGTTAATGGCGATATTCAGAAGCTAGGCGCTGAGACATTTTTATGCACACCGGATAATGTCGAGGTATCTGGAACAATATCCGAAGCATTTGCCCCGCAAGATGAATTTGAAAAAGGATGGTAGTAGTGGATGATTGAAATATTTAGAGTATTAGATTTTGCATTTATGATTTATGGTTATGCATTAATTGTGTATATATTCATGTCATGGTTTCCAGGTGCCAGGGAATCATCATTTGGTCAAATATTGACCAAAATTTGTGAGCCTTACTTAGAGCAATTTCGCAAATTTATCCCACCAATTGGCATGATTGATATTTCGCCAATCGTTGGTATATTTGTACTTCATTTAGCACGGTTTGGATTGCTCCAGTTCTTCCAAATGTTTTTATTTTAGAACAGCGGCAATCAGGAAGATTTTGACGAATTATATGTTAAAGGAAGTAACAAGATGGACATTTACCAGCATTTTAGAAAAGAAGAACAGCCTTTTATTGATCAAGCATTATCGTGGAAGGAACGTGTTGAACAGACATTTCAGCCAAAACTTACAGACTTTCTTGATCCGCGAGAACAGCAGCTTGTTGAAATGCTCGTCGGTTTGAATAACCCCGAATTAAAGCTTGATAAGCATGGCGGTGGATCCGAAACGGAACGTAAACGAATGGTAATTGCTCCTTTCTATGAGGAGATAACAGATGACTCTTTCGAATTGACTTTGCTTCAGGCAACATACCCAGC
This region of Oceanobacillus sp. FSL K6-2867 genomic DNA includes:
- the pgeF gene encoding peptidoglycan editing factor PgeF, whose product is MNEVFKEKDNSYLNIEKWQEKHPGLVAGFTTRNGGVSEHPYHTLNFGFHVADEQKHVIENRELLANKLNFPLQNWVSGEQVHRTEIKYVTDRDMSKGSVSYASSIKGTDGLVTNQKGLLCTAFFADCVPLFFFDPITGYIGIAHAGWKGSINRIAEKMVEAFIKVDVKAENLLVAIGPCISQQNYEVDERVVQSIRETDRVNVVRSLGKNRFLLDLKQLNVDILLQSGVLRHNIEITNYCTYRDENIFFSHRRDHGKTGRMLGFIGFSGRIT
- a CDS encoding FtsQ-type POTRA domain-containing protein, with translation MSKKNIVSIEDRIPKLKQARKKKANRRLIFYLSIFFFLISIIVYLQSPLSHIKTIDVNGNRYVTDEEIIENSNLTTDTNIWTINRSEIEQLIKKNPILESVKVSRKLPWTIDIQVKEQKIIGYIRNDTSYKPVMGNGKVLNVTNNTFNGEAPLIYGFDDDKYLHRMAEELKKLPGSIMNVISEIHWVPSEDNKNTVLLYMTDGYLVKGTIRDFAKKMEVYPSIVAQLDPEEKGIIHIGVGIYFESFNQEEDENMTEIEGIPDNEESTESE
- the ftsZ gene encoding cell division protein FtsZ; amino-acid sequence: MLEFDTNMEELATIKVIGVGGGGNNAVNRMIEHGVEGVEFIAVNTDSQALNLSKAETKIQIGGKLTRGLGAGANPEVGKKAAEESKEQLEEVLQGADMIFVTAGMGGGTGTGAAPVIAQVAKDLGALTVGVVTRPFSFEGRRRSTQAISGIDTLKGSVDTLIVIPNDRLLEIVDKNTPMLEAFREADNVLRQGVQGISDLIAKPGLINVDFADVKTIMFDKGSALMGIGIATGETRATEAAKKAISSPLLETSIDGAHGILMNITGGTNLSLYEVQEAADLVTSAADKEVNVIFGSVINENLNDEIVVTVIATGFDETVQPKAEVKQKQHRPMASHSQHAATREEPVQREQREQREPQQQPRVRQEEDELDIPTFLRNRNRNR
- the sigE gene encoding RNA polymerase sporulation sigma factor SigE, with protein sequence MALWKIKLKLRWYKLLIKLGLKSSEVYYIGGSEALPPPLSKQEEQELLILLPKGDKSARAMLIERNLRLVVYIARKFENTGINIEDLISIGTIGLIKAVNTFNPEKKIKLATYASRCIENEILMYLRRNNKLKSEVSFDEPLNIDWDGNELLLSDVLGTEEDIITKNLESNVDKSLLKSALSKLNAREKQIMELRFGLIGEEEKTQKDVADMLGISQSYISRLEKKIIRRLKKEFNKMV
- the sigG gene encoding RNA polymerase sporulation sigma factor SigG is translated as MTRHKVEICGVDTSKLPVLKNEEMKKLFVRMQQEGDISAREELVNGNLRLVLSVIQRFNNRGEYVDDLFQVGCIGLMKSIDNFDLSHNVRFSTYAVPMIIGEIRRYLRDNNPIRVSRSLRDIAYKALQVREKLISKTSKEPTPAEIAAEMGIPHSDIVFALDAIQDPVSLFEPIYNDGGDPIFVVDQISDDKDKDSTWVDKISLKEGMHQLNEREKMILNKRFFQGKTQMEVADEIGISQAQVSRLEKAAISQMNKQMFE
- a CDS encoding YggS family pyridoxal phosphate-dependent enzyme; this translates as MEVAANLAVIQDKIGQACTKSGRRPDEINVIGVTKYATIERTEEAVEAGVKNLGENRNEGFLEKYQNIGDKVTWHFIGTLQSRKVKDIIDKIDMLHSLDRVSLAKEINKRASSSVNCFIQVNVSGEASKHGLRAEEVIPFIEEIERYEKVHVVGLMTMAPHIEDKEEIRKVFQNLTSLRDRIKAKQIHHAPCEFLSMGMSNDYEIAIEEGATHIRIGSQLVGD
- the spoIIGA gene encoding sigma-E processing peptidase SpoIIGA gives rise to the protein MTIYLDAVWLLNFFLDLMLLMLTKALARDAAGKIRIVFGAFIASLIVPITLFFPDSFINGVLGKLIYSLFIILCTFGYTGIYRMMKLLLLFYFTSFAIGGGLTGIYFLLANPVTFTGNGILTFNKGYGDPVSWLFILIGFPIVWYFTKQRMDEHASEKIRYDQLCEVTIKMNDHSFVTRGFIDSGNQLIDPLTKRAVVICDEIFLKQWFSEGEWKQLEEVHHYLALEQIPEKWQNKIQMIPYQGVEGKSGFLLGIRPDHIEIQYESQKLITSNLLIGIQFGVLVRDQSYHCLLHPQIIKLATIQTA
- the ftsA gene encoding cell division protein FtsA → MNNSEILVSLDIGTTTIKVIIGEVLNDSLNIIGVGTAKSLGMKKGAIVDIDQTVHSIRNAVEQAERMVGMQIESVVVGINGSHVQLQPCHGVVAVQSENREIGDEDVTRVIDGAQVISIPPEREIIDVIPKQFIVDGLDEITDPRGMIGVRLEMEGTIITCSKTVLHNILKCVERANLQVSDICLQPLAAGTIALSKDEKNMGVALIDVGGGCTTVSVFGNDHLISTSVISLGGDNITKDLSIGLRTSTEEAEDIKLNYGHAFYDHASEEEAFEVSIIGSNTKETYNQLQISDMIEARLEEIYAYVEREIRKMGYGELPGGYVLTGGTSSMPGSLELAGDLFRSNVRVAIPDYIGVREAQYTAGIGILQFAYHNAKIQGKDLYPSVVEDTIEPKPKRAQKQPKVKKETKENKKKDSGFANLFKYFFD
- a CDS encoding YggT family protein; this encodes MIEIFRVLDFAFMIYGYALIVYIFMSWFPGARESSFGQILTKICEPYLEQFRKFIPPIGMIDISPIVGIFVLHLARFGLLQFFQMFLF
- a CDS encoding YlmC/YmxH family sporulation protein; this encodes MIKLSELQLKEIIIMDDGRRFGHITDLEIDGNTGKIIAIVVEARDKKSGMLKKADELMISWDHIVRIGSDVILVNDVQGPNLYGTVK
- a CDS encoding cell division protein SepF gives rise to the protein MSIKNKIKNYFTMDDEYEYEYTQEEVTPENIDNTKQQTQKVVSLTSMQQSTSKVVLCEPRTYNEAQEIADSIVNRRAVVINLQRVDHQQAKRIVDFLSGTVYAVNGDIQKLGAETFLCTPDNVEVSGTISEAFAPQDEFEKGW